Sequence from the Amaranthus tricolor cultivar Red isolate AtriRed21 chromosome 1, ASM2621246v1, whole genome shotgun sequence genome:
atgtatttttctatctaaattgatgaagaatgtttctttttagagtttttagatatgcatatatgtgaagaatatgattggtttgtgtgatgggtaattttgaaatttatatataaaaatgaatgttcatgtaaaaaaaatgtgtgtggttaaagaaattattgttgaacaatgaatttaatctcaaagatggttcataagaattatataaatttggtcattgatatttaataggcaatgtaccatttggaattcatttgttgatgaaattttggtgaatcccgtagggttataaaaatgtttaaaaaaatctgtttttgggacactttttggcttgaaaataggttaaaaataattagagtacattatgaattatgaaaattggtacccgggggttttgacgccttccggacgcaacggtgaagtcggatttgcagtttgacagttttaaattgcgtttctggacagattatgtatgctgtcctgttttgtgcgtTTACCATGTTTTAGTATGTGacagtggcggacccaggaatttcaaTTTGGGGGGGCAAAATCCGAACGTCACGTCGTTCGAATAATTTGATCGTCGtccgaataattttttttttaaagaaaaatagaaaaatacaagaaaaatagaaaattacaatttacaatatcaaatccgatgttaaaagttttacaatccaaaatattaaaaaaaaaatacaagcgttcaaatgaaaattacaaattcatctttcgagttttcatatttttaaagcgatcaataatcttttcatcagaaacttgtagaaacacttccttctcaatgtaagtaaccaaacaatcattcactagttgatcacccatgctatttctcaacttatttttgacaaacgtcattgcggaaaacactctttctacacttgccgtagcaacaggaagaatcaacatcaaCTTGATTAGCAAATGTATAAGAGGAAAAGTCTCATGTCTCCTTGTTTTAACAAGCATCATGGAAAGAGAATTGATATCTTGCAAATCATGAAATCTTTCATCATTTTGCATAGAATTCAAGAAGACATCAAGTTGAAGATCAAGAGCCGTtaaatcaaaaatgaaaactcTTCGGGATATAAAGAAGCAAGTTTAAGTATCCTCTCTTTATCAAAAGATGAAAAGTTACCTCTAGGACTCAGGGAAGCCATGCATGTAAGTAACTCCATGTTCTTCTCATTAAAACGGTTATCAATCTCTTGAAGATGCAAATCAATTACTTCCAAAAAGATTGCAACCCGAAAATGATGTAGATTTGTTGCTTGTTTAGCAAAACGTCTTGATCTTCCTTGAGGTACATATTGAGCATCCATAGATGGAACATCAATCTCgtgtttagtacaaaataaaatgactttGTCTAAGAGACTATCCCATCCTTGATCcctcatcttttgcaacacattcgttgtacttttaacaaggctaatggcattcacaatatcttgttcctttctttgtaaagcaacacataaatcattagtgtagccaaaaatagtcaacatgaaatgagccataaaaataaaatcaaaggactCCAAAAATCCTAAAACAACTTGAGCTTTGAGCTTATCATCCGGAGAGCCATTTTCTCCAATCTCCTCAAGCACTTTAACAATTGAAGGAAACAAGTTGATGATACTTATTAGACACTTGTAATGAGATCCCCAACGTGTATCTCCCGGCCTACTCAAACCACGTTCTTGATTCAAACCCGATCCACTTTcaatttcccccacttccaaagCTTGAGCCACTACTTGAGCTTGGTTTTTTCGAATAAGGTCTCTTCTCTTACAAGAAGCTCCCACCACATTTAACAAGTTTGCAAGTACGTCAAAAAGCCAAGTACAATTAACATTCTTTTTAGCAACCGCAACTAGAGTTAGTTGAAGTTGATGAGCAAAACAATGAATGTAATAGGCTCTTGGAGTATCATTCATAATCAAAGTCTTGAGGCCATTGATTTCACCCCTCATGTTACTTGCCCCATCATACCCTTGACCTCTTATCATGGAAGGACTCAATGAATGTTCCATAAGCAAGGACATAATGGCATTTTTAAGAGACAAAGCGGTAGTATCACCCACATGTAGAATGCCTAAAAAGCGTTCCACTACCGATCCATTTTCTCTATTAACAAACCGCAAAACAAGAGCTAGTTGTTCTTTTTGAGACACATCACTTGATTCATCGGCCAAAATAGAAAAGTAACCATCACCAACCTCTTCTATTATGCGCTTAGTAGTCTCTTTTGCACAACAAGTGATaatgtctttttgaattttgggagatgttaattgacaatttttggGTGCATTTTGGAAAGTATATTTTCCTATTTCCTCAACCTTCCCCCCCAACCACTTCAAAAGCTCAAGAAAGTTACCTCTACTATATGACTCCTCACTTTCATCATGTCCCCGGAATGCCAAACCTTGGCCCAAAAGAAATCTCAAACAAGTTAAGGATGCATTCAAACGAATATGATATTCGTTCATTTGAACCTCACTCGCATTATCAAATACAAATTCAATTGATGTCTTCTTTGCATCTCTTAGATTCACATATTTCTCATAAGCAATATTATGAGCACTTTTAATTCCTCCAACATGCTTCTCAAGCCTATCAGGTTTACTCCACGCTCTAAACCCTCCGACAACAAATGCATCACCCCCCTTGTTAATTTCAACATCCCTCTTgaacaaataacaaacaaaacaaaatgcggcatccatttcaacactatattcAAGCCAATCCCATTTTTTGAACCAATTCAAACTAAAACGGCGTAACCTACCGGAGATATCTCTTTGAGGGAAATCATGTGTTTTTGGTTGGCAAGGTTTTTTGAGAATATATGCTCTCCTAACCGGATTTCTTTCATTAGGGGGATAATCCATTATGTTTTTCCTCAATCCCGGGCCATGAGGAAGAAGTTCAACATCATACACCCATTCATCATCCAATGGTTCATCACAACTACTTGAACCACCTACTTCCATATTAACATCTTCACTTggaggggaacttaaaggaggacttagaggggaacttaaaggagAAGATTCATTGCCTTCGTTAGATGTTTGTTgggatttcattcttttaaacaataattcacGAAGATCGGGTTGTCTTCCCTTTACTTTTGACTTTTTCGAACAAGGTGAACTTGAATTACTTGACAtttcctaattaaattaaaaatatgactcATAATTCAATAATCTCACTTACCAAATGCAATAATCTCATAATTCCAATGCAAAAATCAGTTTATAAACCCacatcaaattttataattccaaTGCAATAATCTCACTTACCAAAAATCAGTTCATAATTCAATAATCTCACTACCCATTGCAAAAAACGTCATAGTTTTGttgaaaaaacaacaaattatgTTGCAATTCACCCAAAACAATCCAAATTTAGAATTTTCATAAGAGAATAATCAACAAAAGAATAagataattaacaaaattaataaaattaagttaagAGAAACTGCGTACCTTCAATGGCAACTCGGGAGGACGACGGGACTGTACTTAAAGTCTTAAACAGAGGGTTAGAGCCGGCGACCGGCGTCGTCACTCGTCAGGAAGGAGAAGAGCAGGAAGAGCCGAAGAGGATTGAGGAAAGATTGACAGTCGAACACTCAGACGAAGACGAAGACGAAGCGAAGACGAAGATTGAGGAAGAGGAAGGCAGGAAATTTAGGGTTTGTTCGTGTCGAAGGCAGGAAGAGGAAGACGAAGATTGAGGAAGAGGAAGACCAAGTCACCATTGACGAAGCTCAGACCGTCAGACGAAGATTGACAGTCAGACAAAGACGAAGAGTCGAAGACGAACTGACGAAGCGAAGACCAAGCGGCAAGCGGGCAAGCGATGAAGCGAAGACGAAGAGGAAGGCAGgaaatttagggtttgtttCTGGGTTTCTCTTTCTTCCGCCTACAAACgcttcttttcaatttttttaaaatttttttttttaaaaaaaccggatttaattttttaagattgGGGGGTCCACTGCCCCCCCTTGCACTCCTCTGGGTCCGCCACtggtatgtgatggatgttcatgatgtgtgtggtattctaggtgtggttgtaattgtatgtgtgtgttatggttgatttgaggaaagtgtgtatgtgtgcttatttgccgaatacgattgaaccttgttgaaagtcgattcgtgaccgggaattgaataggacgcttgagagttggttatcttgcttaaggtatgtacacgcagcgaaatTCGCATTtggtccgatgtatcatataataatgaaaagtaaagtatggatatatagtatgaatattgttatctttccgaataaataattttgatacattgttttgataagcagatgtagtatgacctcactaaccttaaagtggacgtagtatgacgtcaattggtggaaatgaattactcgcggtatatgggggcattatgagccaccgcgggggtatgcatacttaaccataggcactgaagtaaggcgagtgtctatggtagagacttgcttaggggttagcttcccctaatgtaatgtctcacttatggagattggagttgtaccggcagtatggctggatagtacagcagtatggctgactaacctttacatgaaattgattattcTTAGTTAGCGTGATCGAAGCGTATTTTCTGAAATCGACAACTATTaaatctttctcttgttgtatttaatcaattggtatgcgacgtttgctgacgtgtacttttggtcttaacgaccctgcgatgatgttgtttcctttctgggcaatgactagcagtaagttaagttgcaggtctagggagtgaggattgtcccttggagaaataaatcgttaAGGATACaaaagtcttgataagaacttctaataaagtttaaaaaaaatatttggttttatgaggcgatttcgttctcaagttgtaataagtagatttaattttttcgttcttgtccgctgctaagaatttcttatatctagtagtttataataacactaatagaactcgatccgcaagctttccttgatttcaaatccgttttataactgccttctaacatcctggttttaCTCGGACTATATTTACCTTTCTTTAAAAATGTCGTCTTCTCTTTTCaaacgatccgagttattccgagatgttacattaacattttaaaaaacaaacttaGCTCAATTAGAGGTTCCCAAACAGGTACAGGGAGCAAGTCTAGTAAAGAAATTGGAATTAAGCATTGCATGAAAACGTAACAATCCTGGCTTTTGATCCCAAATATAGAATGTTTGGTCATGTAAATGTTCCCTGCCGGGTCGGAAACATAACCATCTAGAAACTTCAAAGTCTTGAGCTACTCAAGCAGAGCATAAGTTCGTCTATCATCTAGGGTATATGATGCCATTGGAATTTCATTCCCCACTGGATGCAACGCACTTCGAATGCCAAGGTCTTGCTACTCTCTACGTGCACCAATATGATCCTTGGTTCCCATTTTAACACGCACCactatattaaatatattattgaaaaAGTTTATTTCAATCGGCATCAAATCAAGACAATGTCTGATCATAGTTGTTTCACAATACGGTAAGTCTCAATACACACTTCTCTTTTACCATTCTCTAATCCACATACGATAATAGTCGTTATATTTGCGTGCACCATTCTCATACACTTTCTTCATCGCATACATGTTAAGATCCTCAAGTAACTCAAAGCCGGTGCAAGTATGTGGGGCATGATCCTCCTCCTAAAACCTTGCCATGGAATTAACCCTGTCCCTTCTGAATGGATGACAGTTAGGCAAAAATACTAATGACAGTCAAACCAACACATTTTCCTACTATTTCTCAGATAAAAAGCCTTTAAATAGGACATGTAACGAGGACAAGCATTTTTACCTTGATTACTCCATCTAGATAACATCGAATATGTCGAAAAGTTATTAACTGTCCACGTCAATGACGCTCTAAGAAAAAATTTATGCCGTGTGGACACATCATAGGTCAAGACGCCATCGCTCTATAACATCTTAAGTTCTTCAATCAAAGGTTGCAGGTAAATGTTCATGTTCTACATGTTAGGCCATGGCACAATTAATGTAAAGAACATGTACAATGTCTTCATGGACATCCACGAAAGGAGGTTATTAGGTGTCAGGATCACTGGCCACGATGAATACTGCCTTGTCGACCTTCCTAAAAGGTTGAATCCGTCTTTACACAAACTGATCCTCACATATCTCATCTCAAAGACAAAAATGTGTTGCATTAAAATTTAACCATGCCTCTGAGTATAATGGGCGACACATTTCCCCCTCTTCTATGTGGTGCTCAACCTGCCATCTCATTTCAACAACAATAATTTGAGAGGCATACAACCATTGTAATCATGGACCTATGGGAAGATATATAAATTGTTTCCTCGGAATGCGTCTATTTCCAACATCATCTTTAACCCACCTTGTTGTCGAACATGTTCGGTAGTGTCTAGCATTTGGAGTACGACCCTAGTAGATCATACACCCATTAATGAACAATCAATCCTATATGATGGCAACCCAAGCCTCGCTATTTGCTTCTTTGTGTCGTAAAAACTAGTTGTCATCGAGTTTAGGTTGGGGTAAAGCCTCCTGCATCATAGTGCACATATTGTCATACACCTCTCTAAACAATTATGATATGTCTTTAGATTCGTCATTCTCCCTATAATCGACATTTGAGAATAATTTTTACACCTAGAATACATCAAATTGTTTGCAACAATTAgtatgttaaaaattatttggcCTTAGGATTCAGATATTCAGGTATTAACACTATAGGCAAATGTTCCTCCATGTTACCGAAATAATTTTATGGAAAAAAGTTTTCGTACATGTCTGGAAATCTATTTGTAGTAGCATCATGAACCATACGCACGTAATTATTTTCCTTTGCGTTATGTGTGGGAGAAGTAATATGTACTTCTTTTAGGACAAACGCAAAATTGGCGCTCCTACTTTCACCAGCGACGGTAtcctaataatatatacctccAATCGTAGAAATCTTCCACGAATCCTTTTAGtaacaaaataacaaatgatCCCTCACATCATTTGTTTTTTATAAACAATATTTTCGCACTTCGCACAAGGACATCTAATTTTCGTTGAACGACTTTTtgaaattgtaaattttataaCCTCCTTATGAATTCTTTATTAAATGCCATGTCGTCAAATTCTCTTTGgtacatataatttttattatacaaataaCTACTTCCATCATCCGTCATTGCGTAAacctatattaaattttaaaacacaatcgaatatatatacaaaaattattattgaaaacATAACACATACAGAACTACaaatttacatataaaaatcaaaaatataacatCATTAATAATGatacataaataaaaacaaataataaaaaaatataaaattatactatgcaaataccttaaacaaaaaaaatttcatatatatatatataataatcatacataattaaactaaataaataaatacaataccAATAAAATTAGAAAGTTTACGAGATTTTTCTTCTACAAAAAAATACTactttttgaaataaattttcataaaatactaGAATGAAAGAAAGCATTTGTGCTTATGAACTAAAAACATTCATCtctatttataaacaaaaattcCTGCATTTAATATTGTAGCGACAAAATTGGCAATATATACAACATTtctaaaattgaatttatttttcccGCGCATGGTAGTTGGCGACTAAAATAGATACATAAATATTTTAGTGACAAAATTAGTGACAAAGATGTTTTGTCGCGGACAAAGATTTTTGTCAGCATTAATGTTGCTAAACTTTATTCCTCAGAAATTGGTTTTCTCttcaaattgaattatttttgtaGTGATAGTGAAAGAGTACTATGttataataagaatatttttaaaattacctTTTCTTATAACCTAGTGACCTttaaattttaagctttttaaaatCTATATTTACCTTagattttttaatgttattgaAATCATGGATGTTGAATGATTCTTATATTAGTATATTAAGATTATAGtacataaaaaggaaaaaattctaaatataaaACTCCGTTACATTAGAATATGTCTGAGTACATCAATTGGattacaaaatataatttgatgttctattatatataagaaatcctattattaataattcatAATCTAAAATCATTGGAGTTGAAATTACATCAAATATATGACTCCAAGATGATTGTTATCTATGCATAAATAGTAATATGATGATATATTAGCCTCAAAATGATGAGATTCTCCTTATTAGCATATCCAGAATACAAATATTGAGCATGCAGGTTGATTAGTGACCAGCACCACCGCTGCTTGGTCCAGCAGCTAAACTCTGAATCCAAAACAACAGCTTCTTCTTCATGCTTCCATGTACATGTGAGTGATTCAGTGCTGAACCATCCTTCAGCGGCCTTGCCTCGCCAACTGAATAAAGCATGCAGGACAGTACAAGAACTGCCAcaatcataattttaatttgccGAACTTCCAttagattctttttttttttctgaatgtTATTAATTATGCAATGCTAGGTTGATTATTGAGGAATATTTTTAAACTTATGAGTTTTAAAGTGAGCGTAGATGCCTATATATAAAGTGCAGATTTGCATTGTTGTGCTTTCTTTGAATGTACGAAGTTTCTTGCCAGCTGCTTCGGTTCAATGCAGCATTGTTAGTTGTTGAATTCAGCGCTTCTTCTTGTTTATTCAGGGGGAGTTTTGATATAGTAGTACATGGACAACAGTTTATAATATATGGAGGAAACAACTCCAAATTTTATCAACATTTTTGTATAAATaacgtttttattttttagtttgtatATATAAGGGACTTTTTGTATAAAGGAGTGTTTGGTGATTAGTTGTTGGTTGATAGCTTTTTTAGTTGTCTTGTTTGATCAACTGAAAATGCTGGttgtttttattggcttttaagctaggcGAAAAAGCCAACTATTTATAGAGatgtttgattaatttttgtattgttcttagTTTTATTAGAAAAAGTGGGTCAATAAGCTAAAAGTCAACCAAAACAGCTAACTGaagtagcttttttattttggctgaAAAGTCATTCAGCcagcttaaaagtcatttatcaaatactttttttgattatttgacCAACTAACAAGCTAAAAGCCAAAAATCATGCAAAAAGTTATTCACCAAATACCCAAACACTTTTGCATCGTTGTTCTTATATATGAGTGACCTTTTATCCTACCTTGTGCATCGTTTTTCTTATATATGAGTGACCTTTTATCCTACCTTGTGAAAAACACCAATACGAGTATATGACATACTATCAATCACATTTAAAAAGTACAatgtcaaaaataattttatactatGTTTGGGAACcatgatttcatttggaaatttgaaattgactcaaatttattatttgacaaATCATCCAAATTCACTACCAAATTTtgtcattttcaatttattcatttatgatttcataattcaaatctataatttaaaatgaattactTGTTTGCAAATACTATATTATTCATTTCTGCTACCAAATTTTAGCTAATAATTTATATGCATTCAAtaacacaaaattaaaataaaattatccgtaagtattaaattttgttttgataagcaggtTGAAGccaaaattttgaattaaagaGAGTCAAATAATCAATGTACTATAAGCAAATTTTTACTATATATAAATTAGTTATactataaaaatttttaaattattcagactaaattaaacttaaattatagcaaaaattatatcaaaaataGAGTTGAAGCTTTCTTATATAACTATCCATTTTGAAAAATCTAAGTGTTTTTGACTTTAATTATAATTAGCCTATGTTTCTGAATGATCGATTTAAGATTTTATGTGATAACTTTTATGGTTGTAAGTGATTATTCTAATACTATAAaaattgattactttataaCTGTAAGTGATCACATTAAGGTTATATGtaatcacttaaaaaaaataagtgtaCATTAAACTAGCATAATAGAAATGATCGCATCGTTAAACATTTTAGAATTCGTGTAAGTGTAAATATTGAAGTGGAACAGCACAAGTGAAGCACAATCGTTTGATATTCTATCAAAAAATTACTTCTTCTCTTGCAAATGAAGATTTATGTATTTTAGCCGTTAGTCGCGCAGTTCACTCGGCTATCGAATGATCCTTGTCTTGCCTGTCAGATTAATGAAAATAACTCTATGAATTTAATTAACGTAATGCCGGCAaacataataattaacatataagaTGAACAACATACTGCTGTTCTGAACGCATTTGTAAAATTCTCTTGCACAAACGCTTCAATCCTTTGACTTGACCAATTCGATTGATGTCTTTGAATTGAAGTTTTGAACTCAGATACGAATACATCGACCTCTGGACAGTTCACTAGCACGTATCTATGTGCAATCTCGTAATCTCTTTCATCCAAAACATACGCTTTTCCTTTTCCATGAAACCTTATTGGATGACTGAAGATTGTGAATACACCAGTGACAATATTGTTGTAACTTCCATCATCATTCCTAGGAAGGTCTCTGACCCTGCATCGCACATGTGgctcaaaataatgggaaaccAAATGTGATGCTTCCTCGGTTAAATATGCGTTGCATATCGACGCTTCAACATGAGCTTTATTTTACATTCATCCATGCAGTAAGGGAAAGCATATCGGCCCGCAGTACTCCACCCGGACAACATCGAATAAGCCGGAAAGTCATTGATCGTCTACATTAAAGCTGCTCGCAATTGGAAATTCTCCTTTCTTCacacatcaaatgtacaaataccctccttccacaacatattcagctcttgtattagtggttgaagatataagtcaatgttgtgctttggattactcggcccagggacaatcacggtcaagaacatatacggcttcttcatgtacatccatggcggaagattgtatggtgtgacaatgacaggccacgatgaatactgttgacccgaacttccaaaggggttaaaaccatctgtacacagaacaagccgcacgtttcgagtctccaatgcaaagtctggatgcatgtcattaaatgtcaaccacgctttagcatcggacggatgtatcatctctcTATCCTTGGTGCGgtgctctgcatgccacctcatatgcctagctgttgcctctgaagcatacaatctttgtaatctggggcccaaagggaaataatgaaattgttttcgcgaaaccttatcacccttactgtttcttctccatctagaagtttcacaaatataacagcaagttgcattcgcattattcccccaatatatcaaacattcgttaggacaacaatctatcttctcaacgggtaatccaagggcagctatttgttttttcgtttcgtagaagttgtttaccattGTATTTTCTTCTAGTAACACTTCATTCACAATAccacaaatatcgtcgtaacacctctcagtgagacgatggtctgtcttgaggtttgtaagtcgaccaataatagacatcttggtgtcatttttacaaccttcatataaaggactatttacagaatttaacatttcaaagaactgttgacactgtgggtttggatattcgtcaacgtgtaccgggtggttcattatctactgacgCTACATTATACTGTGAGGGAAGAAAGTGATGGCAATTGTCTGGAAACacactagctactgcatcatgcaccatctgtgaatatgaatttggattgtttgatgattgctctccgacttccgctacaacatcagatgttgttcctatctctgtgttctgatgatattcccactcataataattttcaacaaacccccttcttattagatgttctcttatttcatctggttgcttataacaacaatttttacactttttacaaggacatctaatctcagaac
This genomic interval carries:
- the LOC130807338 gene encoding uncharacterized protein LOC130807338; amino-acid sequence: MSSNSSSPCSKKSKVKGRQPDLRELLFKRMKSQQTSNEGNESSPLSSPLSPPLSSPPSEDVNMEVGGSSSCDEPLDDEWVYDVELLPHGPGLRKNIMDYPPNERNPRDVEINKGGDAFVVGGFRAWSKPDRLEKHVGGIKSAHNIAYEKYVNLRDAKKTSIEFVFDNASEVQMNEYHIRLNASLTCLRFLLGQGLAFRGHDESEESYSRGNFLELLKWLGGKVEEIGKYTFQNAPKNCQLTSPKIQKDIITCCAKETTKRIIEEVGDGYFSILADESSDVSQKEQLALVLRFVNRENGSVVERFLGILHVGDTTALSLKNAIMSLLMEHSLSPSMIRGQGYDGASNMRGEINGLKTLIMNDTPRAYYIHCFAHQLQLTLVAVAKKNVNCTWLFDVLANLLNVVGASCKRRDLIRKNQAQVVAQALEVGEIESGSGLNQERGLSRPGDTRWGSHYKCLISIINLFPSIVKVLEEIGENGSPDDKLKAQMRDQGWDSLLDKVILFCTKHEIDVPSMDAQYVPQGRSRRFAKQATNLHHFRVAIFLEVIDLHLQEIDNRFNEKNMELLTCMASLSPRGNFSSFDKERILKLASLYPEEFSFLI